One Nonomuraea angiospora DNA segment encodes these proteins:
- a CDS encoding helix-turn-helix transcriptional regulator, whose translation MRSERLLSIMLLLQTHGRLPASDLAERLEVSVRTVMRDVEALSSAGVPVYTVRGPHGGIALLPGYRTNVTGMTADEARALFVLLSDHAHTELGLGQALGSALRKLMAALPAPHRPDADLASRRILLDPVRWRGGPARPATGTAVDLAVLQQAVFNDRRLRLRYRHGRDNRVRSYTLDPYGLVNKAGVWYLVADHRGEPALFRADRALSAGILDEPVRRRDGLELADVWDGLRRRIDEIPAPLPVTVSVHRDILSKFLRIHEADLAGPPPAADQRAERVPVQLHFRSLGAAEVLLAFGTDAEVLAPAELRQTLARKAAEAAARYATDTDHR comes from the coding sequence GTGAGATCCGAGCGCCTGCTGTCGATCATGCTGCTGCTCCAGACCCACGGCCGGCTGCCCGCCAGTGACCTGGCCGAGCGGCTGGAGGTGTCGGTCCGCACCGTCATGCGCGACGTCGAGGCGCTGTCGTCGGCCGGTGTGCCCGTCTACACCGTGCGCGGCCCCCACGGCGGCATCGCGCTGCTGCCCGGCTACCGCACCAACGTCACCGGCATGACCGCCGACGAGGCCCGCGCCCTGTTCGTGCTGCTGTCCGACCACGCTCACACCGAGCTGGGCCTGGGCCAGGCTCTCGGCTCCGCGCTGCGCAAGCTGATGGCCGCCCTGCCCGCCCCGCACCGGCCCGACGCCGACCTGGCCAGCCGCCGCATCCTCCTCGACCCCGTGCGCTGGCGCGGCGGGCCGGCGCGTCCCGCGACCGGCACCGCCGTCGACCTGGCCGTGCTCCAGCAGGCCGTCTTCAACGACCGGCGGCTGCGCCTGCGCTACCGGCACGGCCGCGACAACCGCGTCCGCTCCTACACCCTCGATCCGTACGGCCTGGTCAACAAGGCCGGCGTCTGGTATCTGGTCGCCGACCACCGCGGCGAGCCCGCACTCTTCCGAGCCGACCGGGCCCTGTCCGCCGGCATCCTCGACGAGCCCGTACGCCGCCGCGACGGCCTCGAACTGGCCGACGTCTGGGACGGCCTGCGCCGCCGCATCGACGAGATCCCCGCCCCGCTGCCCGTCACGGTCAGCGTTCACCGGGACATCCTCAGCAAGTTCCTGCGCATCCACGAAGCCGACCTGGCCGGCCCTCCTCCCGCGGCCGACCAGCGAGCTGAGCGCGTGCCCGTCCAGCTGCACTTCCGCTCCCTGGGCGCAGCCGAAGTCCTCCTGGCCTTCGGCACCGACGCCGAAGTCCTCGCCCCGGCCGAGCTCCGCCAGACCCTGGCCCGCAAGGCGGCCGAGGCCGCCGCCCGCTACGCCACCGACACCGATCACCGGTAG